CGCATGTCAGCAACCCGCTTTGAGAAAACGCATTTCGGCAGCGGGATTCCGGCTTAAAGGTCAGGGGTGGTATGAAACTGATTTTAAATCGGGCGAAAAACGTAACCTTGCTGACTCAGGTTCGAAAGGTAGCGAGA
The genomic region above belongs to Methylophaga frappieri and contains:
- a CDS encoding FmdB family zinc ribbon protein, with product MPFYEYLCDQCGHELEALQKISDAPLRECPACQQPALRKRISAAGFRLKGQGWYETDFKSGEKRNLADSGSKGSETTTN